One window from the genome of Pseudonocardia hierapolitana encodes:
- a CDS encoding MarR family winged helix-turn-helix transcriptional regulator, translating into MASRQPLPFDPILRAAELWDERIGPARTMAAVTSVMRVQQILLSAVDGALRPHGLTFARYEALVLLTFSRTGRLPMRVMGERLQLHPTSVTNIVDRLQADGLVRRIPHPTDRRATLVEITDAGSSLREAATKSVTAIDFGLSGLTPDEESQLTALLGRVRRAAGDFEERDGESRP; encoded by the coding sequence ATGGCCAGTCGGCAGCCGCTGCCCTTCGACCCGATCCTGCGCGCCGCCGAGCTCTGGGACGAGCGGATCGGCCCGGCCCGCACCATGGCCGCGGTGACCAGCGTGATGCGGGTGCAGCAGATCCTCCTCTCCGCCGTGGACGGCGCACTGCGGCCGCACGGCCTGACCTTCGCCCGCTACGAGGCGCTCGTGCTGCTCACCTTCTCCCGGACCGGACGGCTGCCGATGCGCGTGATGGGCGAACGCCTGCAGCTGCACCCCACCAGCGTGACCAACATCGTCGACCGGCTCCAGGCCGACGGTCTCGTGCGCCGGATCCCGCATCCCACCGACCGGCGTGCCACCCTCGTGGAGATCACCGATGCCGGCTCGTCGCTCCGGGAGGCGGCCACCAAGTCGGTGACCGCCATCGACTTCGGACTGAGCGGCCTCACCCCTGACGAGGAGTCGCAGCTCACCGCCCTGCTGGGCCGGGTGCGGCGGGCGGCGGGCGACTTCGAGGAGCGCGACGGGGAGTCCCGCCCCTGA